One genomic segment of Sminthopsis crassicaudata isolate SCR6 chromosome 2, ASM4859323v1, whole genome shotgun sequence includes these proteins:
- the NUDT19 gene encoding acyl-coenzyme A diphosphatase NUDT19 yields MQGSLRQWRRAATLLLAVGRAHPGPSPAAAAEDYEVLLLQRTQSSGFLPGAHVFPGGVLEAADCSTDWLPVFQPHHGPPTFGLQLTGHPRETYPEVALGPRPYPLSPIPDEVAFRICAIRETFEESGILLLLPTGVQAPRLARAHAPPADLDAWRAKVQEDPNQFVQLCQRLGCAPNIWALKEWSNWLTPFVRKGGRRFDTRFYVCCLQSKPHTFLDMQEAINYEWITPTEATKKFAFEEIWLAPPQFYEMRRLVNFASLSDLHGFCLDRNSEGCERWLPITLLTLDGAMQLLPGDELYHEDKEFLEKNLSISKKTEEIMGKGRNFHRIVLHSRYLYSIHVTIQPKYKHIYPENFLGFKSHL; encoded by the exons ATGCAGGGCTCTCTGCGTCAGTGGCGCCGGGCCGCCACACTGCTACTGGCCGTGGGCCGTGCGCACCCCGGGCCGAGTCCGGCGGCCGCGGCCGAGGACTACGAAGTACTGCTGCTGCAGCGCACCCAGAGTAGCGGCTTCTTGCCCGGGGCCCACGTCTTCCCGGGGGGCGTCCTGGAAGCCGCGGACTGCTCGACCGACTGGCTCCCGGTCTTCCAGCCCCACCACGGCCCGCCAACCTTCGGCCTGCAACTGACCGGGCATCCCAGAGAAACCTACCCCGAAGTGGCCTTAGGGCCCCGACCTTATCCCCTGTCTCCCATCCCTGACGAAGTGGCCTTCCGCATCTGTGCCATCCGGGAAACCTTCGAGGAATCGGGGATCCTCCTGCTGCTCCCCACGGGTGTCCAGGCCCCGCGCCTGGCTCGGGCGCATGCGCCACCTGCCGACCTAGACGCCTGGAGGGCCAAGGTTCAGGAAGACCCTAACCAGTTCGTCCAGCTGTGCCAACGCCTCGGGTGCGCTCCCAACATCTGGGCCCTGAAAGAGTGGAGTAACTGGCTCACGCCGTttgtaaggaagggagggaggcgcTTTGACACGAGGTTCTACGTCTGCTGCCTGCAGAGCAAACCCCACACCTTCCTGGACATGCAAGAAGCGATTAACTACGAG TGGATAACTCCAACAGAAGCAACaaaaaaatttgcatttgaaGAAATATGGTTGGCACCTCCTCAGTTCTATGAGATGAGAAGACTTGTAAACTTTGCTTCTTTATCAGATTTGCACGGATTTTGTTTAGACCGGAATTCAGAAGGATGTGAAAGATGGTTGCCAATTACATTGCTAACTCTAGATGGAGCAATGCAGCTTTTACCAG GAGATGAACTATACCATGAAGACaaagaatttttagaaaagaatttatcaatcagcaaaaagactgaagaaatcatgggaaaaggaagaaactttCACAGAATAGTGTTACACAGCCGTTATCTTTATAGTATCCATGTGACTATTCAgccaaaatataaacatatatatccaGAGAACTTCTTAGGATTTAAGAGCCATTTATAG